A window of Clostridiaceae bacterium contains these coding sequences:
- a CDS encoding DUF368 domain-containing protein, with protein sequence MNILNIIWDFIKGLIIGIGGVAPGVSGGTFAVMLGVYEKITYAIANIFKDFKNIKETIITFLPLALGMGAGFLAFGNIMKYLFEHYEIQVKLLFIGLMLGSLPFVLKEANKQGFKKYYIFPCIITLGLTVLFLILEKRYVNIVPKGSTGIIVLLIYGAIIGFGTIVPGASSAFILMYFGAYEVLLDGLVNMDLMILIPVGLGCGLSILLFAKIISYLFKKFHGITYYTVLGFVLGSIITIFPEINFNIGYLIGIILGVLGFIGSYKLSQIGEKLEAAKKIV encoded by the coding sequence TTGAATATTTTGAATATAATATGGGATTTTATTAAGGGATTAATAATAGGAATAGGTGGTGTTGCTCCTGGCGTTAGTGGTGGTACTTTTGCAGTAATGTTGGGAGTATATGAAAAGATTACATATGCAATTGCAAATATTTTTAAAGATTTTAAAAATATAAAAGAGACTATAATAACATTTCTACCTCTTGCTCTTGGAATGGGAGCAGGTTTTTTAGCATTTGGGAATATTATGAAATATCTTTTTGAACATTATGAAATTCAGGTTAAATTACTCTTTATTGGACTGATGCTGGGATCACTTCCATTTGTATTAAAGGAAGCCAATAAGCAGGGATTTAAAAAGTATTATATATTTCCATGCATCATTACTTTAGGATTAACTGTTTTGTTTCTGATACTTGAAAAAAGGTATGTTAATATCGTTCCAAAGGGCAGCACAGGAATAATTGTACTTTTAATATACGGTGCTATTATTGGCTTTGGAACTATTGTGCCTGGAGCTAGTTCTGCGTTTATTCTTATGTATTTTGGAGCTTATGAAGTGCTGCTTGACGGACTTGTAAATATGGATTTAATGATTCTTATTCCCGTTGGTTTAGGTTGTGGACTTAGCATACTACTGTTTGCCAAAATAATCAGTTATTTATTTAAAAAGTTTCATGGAATTACATATTATACTGTACTAGGATTTGTTTTAGGTTCTATTATTACCATTTTTCCCGAAATAAATTTTAATATAGGTTATTTGATAGGTATAATTCTCGGAGTGTTAGGATTCATTGGTTCATATAAATTGAGCCAAATAGGGGAAAAACTTGAAGCAGCGAAGAAAATAGTCTAA